A genomic region of Raphanus sativus cultivar WK10039 chromosome 6, ASM80110v3, whole genome shotgun sequence contains the following coding sequences:
- the LOC108812792 gene encoding protein NLP1 isoform X1 translates to MGLDMEDGGSDGGEGNGGFSPNSSFGAFPETAMDLDFMDELLFDGCWLETTDGKSLKQTEEAEAASTAMNDNSPFLCFGENPSQDEETERMNQEPFNQVATGFDQAEKFLLDEAEVGRSWWIAPRTSEDPSSSVKERLLRAISGLEEAVPDKDFLVQIWVPFQQEGKNFLTTLAQPHLFNQKYSSLAKYRHVSETYNFPADEGSTEGGLPGRVFLQKFPEWTPDVRFFRSDEYPRIKEAQKCDVRGSLALPVFERCSGTCLGVVEVVTTTQKMNYRPELENICKALEAVDLRSSSNLKPSSNESLQVYDDLYYAALPEISDFLESVCRTYDLPLALSWAPCARQGKGGSRHSDENFSQCVSTIDSACFVLDEESKYFLEACFEHHLLQGEGIVGKAFKATKLCFVPEVTTFSKTNYPLAHHAKISGLHAALAVPLKSKCNGLVEFVLEFFFPKGCLDTEAKQEMLKSLSATLQQDFRSSNLVIDKDLELEVVLPVREDMVLSENQLTGAETAEALREIHLLQESSWISHMIKANEKGKDVSLSWEYQNEDPKDEFKLSSGWDNSQLEPAPNNIPSEAEQFQHGSTSGLRVDAGPSTESASTGGGNKLGSRRPGEKRRTKTEKIIGLDVLRQYFAGSLKDAAKSIGVCPTTLKRICRHHGITRWPSRKIKKVGHSLKKLQLVMDSVQGAQGSIPLDSFYTSFPELSSPNISSNGSSLKNNEQLHHLNVPNGNGGLAEDKPAQMSPSSSCSGSNTNTPNTLHVTEDANAVLKKAHSEAELQNGNQEETKCLARTQSHNIFKEPPLPGRSNMSLRDGGGIKVKATFGEAIIRFTLLPSWGYRELQQEIARRFNIDDVSWFDLKYLDDDEEWVLLTCEADLEECIDIHRTSQSQTIKISLHDPFQVKLGGSFGSSGPS, encoded by the exons ATGGGTTTAGATATGGAAGATGGTGGTAGCGATGGGGGAGAAGGAAATGGTGGGTTTTCACCTAATTCTAGCTTTGGGGCATTCCCTGAGACGGCCATGGATTTGGATTTCATGGATGAGCTCTTGTTTGATGGATGTTGGCTAGAGACAACAGATGGTAAGAGCTTGAAGCAGACAGAAGAAGCTGAAGCAGCTTCTACCGCCATGAATGACAATAGCCCTTTCCTCTGCTTTGGTGAGAACCCATCTCAAgatgaagaaacagagagaatgaATCAAGAACCTTTTAACCAGGTTGCAACAGGTTTTGATCAAGCAGAAAAGTTTTTACTAGATGAAGCTGAGGTGGGAAGAAGTTGGTGGATTGCCCCAAGAACAAGTGAAGACCCTTCTTCATCTGTGAAAGAGAGGCTATTAAGAGCTATAAGCGGTCTTGAAGAGGCAGTGCCTGATAAGGACTTCTTGGTGCAGATATGGGTGCCATTTCAGCAGGAAGGGAAGAACTTTCTAACCACTTTGGCACAACCACATTTATTCAACCAAAAATACTCAAGCCTTGCAAAATACAGACATGTTTCAGAGACTTATAACTTCCCAGCTGATGAGGGTTCCACAGAAGGAGGTCTTCCCGGTCGTGTTTTCCTGCAGAAGTTTCCTGAGTGGACTCCTGATGTACGTTTCTTTAGAAGTGATGAATATCCGCGCATCAAAGAAGCACAAAAGTGTGATGTTCGTGGCTCGCTTGCCCTTCCTGTGTTTGAAAGATGTAGTGGGACTTGTTTGGGTGTTGTTGAGGTCGTCACAACAACTCAGAAGATGAATTACCGGCCAGAACTTGAGAATATCTGTAAAGCTCTTGAG GCCGTCGATTTAAGGAGTTCAAGTAACTTAAAACCTTCAAGCAATGAG TCTCTGCAGGTGTATGATGATTTATACTACGCTGCATTACCTGAGATATCAGATTTCTTGGAGTCAGTCTGCAGAACATATGATCTGCCTCTAGCTTTGTCATGGGCCCCTTGTGCTCGTCAGGGGAAAGGTGGTTCCCGACATTCTGATGAGAACTTTTCTCAGTGCGTTTCGACAATCGATTCTGCTTGCTTTGTCCTGGATGAAGAGAGCAAATACTTTCTGGAGGCATGCTTTGAGCATCATCTTCTCCAGGGAGAAGGCATTGTTGGGAAAGCATTCAAGGCTACCAAACTGTGTTTTGTGCCTGAAGTGACCACGTTTAGCAAGACTAACTACCCTCTTGCGCACCACGCCAAGATATCTGGACTACACGCTGCTTTAGCAGTCCCGTTAAAGAGCAAATGCAATGGTTTGGTCGAGTTTGTGCTTGAATTCTTCTTTCCAAAAGGGTGCCTTGACACTGAAGCAAAACAGGAAATGCTCAAGTCACTCTCTGCGACTCTGCAGCAGGATTTCAGGAGTTCAAATCTTGTCATCGACAAGGATCTAGAGTTAGAAGTCGTATTGCCTGTTAGAGAGGACATGGTTTTATCAGAGAACCAACTAACGGGAGCAGAAACCGCAGAGGCTTTGAGAGAAATTCATCTGCTTCAAGAGTCCTCATGGATCTCCCACATGATAAAGGCTAACGAGAAGGGTAAAGATGTGTCACTTTCTTGGGAGTATCAGAATGAAGATCCAAAGGATGAGTTCAAGCTCTCATCTGGCTGGGATAACAGTCAGCTTGAACCAGCCCCCAATAATATTCCTTCAGAAGCTGAGCAGTTTCAACATGGATCAACTTCAGGACTCAGAGTTGATGCTGGTCCAAGTACCGAATCAGCTTCCACTGGTGGTGGAAATAAGTTAGGGAGTAGAAGACCAGGGGAAAAGAGaagaacaaaaacagaaaagatCATTGGTCTGGACGTTCTTCGACAATACTTTGCAGGAAGCCTCAAGGATGCAGCCAAGAGCATTGGTG TTTGTCCAACTACCTTGAAAAGGATATGCAGGCACCATGGGATAACAAGATGGCCCTCCCGGAAAATCAAGAAGGTTGGGCACTCACTGAAGAAACTCCAACTCGTTATGGACTCTGTTCAAGGTGCACAGGGATCTATCCCACTCGATTCATTCTATACAAGCTTCCCAGAATTGAGCTCCCCAAATATTTCCAGCAATGGATCTTCCTTGAAAAATAATGAACAATTGCATCATTTAAATGTTCCAAATGGAAACGGTGGTCTGGCAGAGGATAAACCAGCACAAATGTCACCATCATCTTCTTGCTCTGGTTCAAACACCAATACTCCAAATACTCTGCATGTTACTGAGGATGCTAATGCGGTCTTGAAGAAAGCTCACAGCGAGGCAGAACTGCAAAATGGGAATCAGGAGGAAACAAAATGTCTAGCAAGAACCCAGAGCCATAACATATTCAAGGAGCCTCCATTACCAGGTAGGAGCAACATGAGCTTAAGAGATGGAGGGGGCATTAAAGTGAAAGCAACATTTGGTGAGGCCATAATACGGTTTACCTTACTCCCGAGCTGGGGCTACAGAGAGCTGCAGCAAGAGATTGCTAGGCGTTTCAACATAGATGACGTTTCCTGGTTTGATCTCAAGTActtggatgatgatgaagagtgGGTTCTTCTGACATGTGAAGCGGATCTTGAGGAATGCATCGACATACATAGAACATCACAGAGccaaacaattaaaataagTTTGCATGACCCTTTTCAAGTTAAACTAGGAGGTTCTTTTGGTAGCTCTGGTCCATCCTAA
- the LOC108812792 gene encoding protein NLP1 isoform X2, producing MGLDMEDGGSDGGEGNGGFSPNSSFGAFPETAMDLDFMDELLFDGCWLETTDGKSLKQTEEAEAASTAMNDNSPFLCFGENPSQDEETERMNQEPFNQVATGFDQAEKFLLDEAEVGRSWWIAPRTSEDPSSSVKERLLRAISGLEEAVPDKDFLVQIWVPFQQEGKNFLTTLAQPHLFNQKYSSLAKYRHVSETYNFPADEGSTEGGLPGRVFLQKFPEWTPDVRFFRSDEYPRIKEAQKCDVRGSLALPVFERCSGTCLGVVEVVTTTQKMNYRPELENICKALEAVDLRSSSNLKPSSNEVYDDLYYAALPEISDFLESVCRTYDLPLALSWAPCARQGKGGSRHSDENFSQCVSTIDSACFVLDEESKYFLEACFEHHLLQGEGIVGKAFKATKLCFVPEVTTFSKTNYPLAHHAKISGLHAALAVPLKSKCNGLVEFVLEFFFPKGCLDTEAKQEMLKSLSATLQQDFRSSNLVIDKDLELEVVLPVREDMVLSENQLTGAETAEALREIHLLQESSWISHMIKANEKGKDVSLSWEYQNEDPKDEFKLSSGWDNSQLEPAPNNIPSEAEQFQHGSTSGLRVDAGPSTESASTGGGNKLGSRRPGEKRRTKTEKIIGLDVLRQYFAGSLKDAAKSIGVCPTTLKRICRHHGITRWPSRKIKKVGHSLKKLQLVMDSVQGAQGSIPLDSFYTSFPELSSPNISSNGSSLKNNEQLHHLNVPNGNGGLAEDKPAQMSPSSSCSGSNTNTPNTLHVTEDANAVLKKAHSEAELQNGNQEETKCLARTQSHNIFKEPPLPGRSNMSLRDGGGIKVKATFGEAIIRFTLLPSWGYRELQQEIARRFNIDDVSWFDLKYLDDDEEWVLLTCEADLEECIDIHRTSQSQTIKISLHDPFQVKLGGSFGSSGPS from the exons ATGGGTTTAGATATGGAAGATGGTGGTAGCGATGGGGGAGAAGGAAATGGTGGGTTTTCACCTAATTCTAGCTTTGGGGCATTCCCTGAGACGGCCATGGATTTGGATTTCATGGATGAGCTCTTGTTTGATGGATGTTGGCTAGAGACAACAGATGGTAAGAGCTTGAAGCAGACAGAAGAAGCTGAAGCAGCTTCTACCGCCATGAATGACAATAGCCCTTTCCTCTGCTTTGGTGAGAACCCATCTCAAgatgaagaaacagagagaatgaATCAAGAACCTTTTAACCAGGTTGCAACAGGTTTTGATCAAGCAGAAAAGTTTTTACTAGATGAAGCTGAGGTGGGAAGAAGTTGGTGGATTGCCCCAAGAACAAGTGAAGACCCTTCTTCATCTGTGAAAGAGAGGCTATTAAGAGCTATAAGCGGTCTTGAAGAGGCAGTGCCTGATAAGGACTTCTTGGTGCAGATATGGGTGCCATTTCAGCAGGAAGGGAAGAACTTTCTAACCACTTTGGCACAACCACATTTATTCAACCAAAAATACTCAAGCCTTGCAAAATACAGACATGTTTCAGAGACTTATAACTTCCCAGCTGATGAGGGTTCCACAGAAGGAGGTCTTCCCGGTCGTGTTTTCCTGCAGAAGTTTCCTGAGTGGACTCCTGATGTACGTTTCTTTAGAAGTGATGAATATCCGCGCATCAAAGAAGCACAAAAGTGTGATGTTCGTGGCTCGCTTGCCCTTCCTGTGTTTGAAAGATGTAGTGGGACTTGTTTGGGTGTTGTTGAGGTCGTCACAACAACTCAGAAGATGAATTACCGGCCAGAACTTGAGAATATCTGTAAAGCTCTTGAG GCCGTCGATTTAAGGAGTTCAAGTAACTTAAAACCTTCAAGCAATGAG GTGTATGATGATTTATACTACGCTGCATTACCTGAGATATCAGATTTCTTGGAGTCAGTCTGCAGAACATATGATCTGCCTCTAGCTTTGTCATGGGCCCCTTGTGCTCGTCAGGGGAAAGGTGGTTCCCGACATTCTGATGAGAACTTTTCTCAGTGCGTTTCGACAATCGATTCTGCTTGCTTTGTCCTGGATGAAGAGAGCAAATACTTTCTGGAGGCATGCTTTGAGCATCATCTTCTCCAGGGAGAAGGCATTGTTGGGAAAGCATTCAAGGCTACCAAACTGTGTTTTGTGCCTGAAGTGACCACGTTTAGCAAGACTAACTACCCTCTTGCGCACCACGCCAAGATATCTGGACTACACGCTGCTTTAGCAGTCCCGTTAAAGAGCAAATGCAATGGTTTGGTCGAGTTTGTGCTTGAATTCTTCTTTCCAAAAGGGTGCCTTGACACTGAAGCAAAACAGGAAATGCTCAAGTCACTCTCTGCGACTCTGCAGCAGGATTTCAGGAGTTCAAATCTTGTCATCGACAAGGATCTAGAGTTAGAAGTCGTATTGCCTGTTAGAGAGGACATGGTTTTATCAGAGAACCAACTAACGGGAGCAGAAACCGCAGAGGCTTTGAGAGAAATTCATCTGCTTCAAGAGTCCTCATGGATCTCCCACATGATAAAGGCTAACGAGAAGGGTAAAGATGTGTCACTTTCTTGGGAGTATCAGAATGAAGATCCAAAGGATGAGTTCAAGCTCTCATCTGGCTGGGATAACAGTCAGCTTGAACCAGCCCCCAATAATATTCCTTCAGAAGCTGAGCAGTTTCAACATGGATCAACTTCAGGACTCAGAGTTGATGCTGGTCCAAGTACCGAATCAGCTTCCACTGGTGGTGGAAATAAGTTAGGGAGTAGAAGACCAGGGGAAAAGAGaagaacaaaaacagaaaagatCATTGGTCTGGACGTTCTTCGACAATACTTTGCAGGAAGCCTCAAGGATGCAGCCAAGAGCATTGGTG TTTGTCCAACTACCTTGAAAAGGATATGCAGGCACCATGGGATAACAAGATGGCCCTCCCGGAAAATCAAGAAGGTTGGGCACTCACTGAAGAAACTCCAACTCGTTATGGACTCTGTTCAAGGTGCACAGGGATCTATCCCACTCGATTCATTCTATACAAGCTTCCCAGAATTGAGCTCCCCAAATATTTCCAGCAATGGATCTTCCTTGAAAAATAATGAACAATTGCATCATTTAAATGTTCCAAATGGAAACGGTGGTCTGGCAGAGGATAAACCAGCACAAATGTCACCATCATCTTCTTGCTCTGGTTCAAACACCAATACTCCAAATACTCTGCATGTTACTGAGGATGCTAATGCGGTCTTGAAGAAAGCTCACAGCGAGGCAGAACTGCAAAATGGGAATCAGGAGGAAACAAAATGTCTAGCAAGAACCCAGAGCCATAACATATTCAAGGAGCCTCCATTACCAGGTAGGAGCAACATGAGCTTAAGAGATGGAGGGGGCATTAAAGTGAAAGCAACATTTGGTGAGGCCATAATACGGTTTACCTTACTCCCGAGCTGGGGCTACAGAGAGCTGCAGCAAGAGATTGCTAGGCGTTTCAACATAGATGACGTTTCCTGGTTTGATCTCAAGTActtggatgatgatgaagagtgGGTTCTTCTGACATGTGAAGCGGATCTTGAGGAATGCATCGACATACATAGAACATCACAGAGccaaacaattaaaataagTTTGCATGACCCTTTTCAAGTTAAACTAGGAGGTTCTTTTGGTAGCTCTGGTCCATCCTAA
- the LOC108812792 gene encoding protein NLP1 isoform X3, which translates to MSISPEGFLFAVDLRSSSNLKPSSNESLQVYDDLYYAALPEISDFLESVCRTYDLPLALSWAPCARQGKGGSRHSDENFSQCVSTIDSACFVLDEESKYFLEACFEHHLLQGEGIVGKAFKATKLCFVPEVTTFSKTNYPLAHHAKISGLHAALAVPLKSKCNGLVEFVLEFFFPKGCLDTEAKQEMLKSLSATLQQDFRSSNLVIDKDLELEVVLPVREDMVLSENQLTGAETAEALREIHLLQESSWISHMIKANEKGKDVSLSWEYQNEDPKDEFKLSSGWDNSQLEPAPNNIPSEAEQFQHGSTSGLRVDAGPSTESASTGGGNKLGSRRPGEKRRTKTEKIIGLDVLRQYFAGSLKDAAKSIGVCPTTLKRICRHHGITRWPSRKIKKVGHSLKKLQLVMDSVQGAQGSIPLDSFYTSFPELSSPNISSNGSSLKNNEQLHHLNVPNGNGGLAEDKPAQMSPSSSCSGSNTNTPNTLHVTEDANAVLKKAHSEAELQNGNQEETKCLARTQSHNIFKEPPLPGRSNMSLRDGGGIKVKATFGEAIIRFTLLPSWGYRELQQEIARRFNIDDVSWFDLKYLDDDEEWVLLTCEADLEECIDIHRTSQSQTIKISLHDPFQVKLGGSFGSSGPS; encoded by the exons ATGTCTATTTCACCGGAGGGATTTCTCTTT GCCGTCGATTTAAGGAGTTCAAGTAACTTAAAACCTTCAAGCAATGAG TCTCTGCAGGTGTATGATGATTTATACTACGCTGCATTACCTGAGATATCAGATTTCTTGGAGTCAGTCTGCAGAACATATGATCTGCCTCTAGCTTTGTCATGGGCCCCTTGTGCTCGTCAGGGGAAAGGTGGTTCCCGACATTCTGATGAGAACTTTTCTCAGTGCGTTTCGACAATCGATTCTGCTTGCTTTGTCCTGGATGAAGAGAGCAAATACTTTCTGGAGGCATGCTTTGAGCATCATCTTCTCCAGGGAGAAGGCATTGTTGGGAAAGCATTCAAGGCTACCAAACTGTGTTTTGTGCCTGAAGTGACCACGTTTAGCAAGACTAACTACCCTCTTGCGCACCACGCCAAGATATCTGGACTACACGCTGCTTTAGCAGTCCCGTTAAAGAGCAAATGCAATGGTTTGGTCGAGTTTGTGCTTGAATTCTTCTTTCCAAAAGGGTGCCTTGACACTGAAGCAAAACAGGAAATGCTCAAGTCACTCTCTGCGACTCTGCAGCAGGATTTCAGGAGTTCAAATCTTGTCATCGACAAGGATCTAGAGTTAGAAGTCGTATTGCCTGTTAGAGAGGACATGGTTTTATCAGAGAACCAACTAACGGGAGCAGAAACCGCAGAGGCTTTGAGAGAAATTCATCTGCTTCAAGAGTCCTCATGGATCTCCCACATGATAAAGGCTAACGAGAAGGGTAAAGATGTGTCACTTTCTTGGGAGTATCAGAATGAAGATCCAAAGGATGAGTTCAAGCTCTCATCTGGCTGGGATAACAGTCAGCTTGAACCAGCCCCCAATAATATTCCTTCAGAAGCTGAGCAGTTTCAACATGGATCAACTTCAGGACTCAGAGTTGATGCTGGTCCAAGTACCGAATCAGCTTCCACTGGTGGTGGAAATAAGTTAGGGAGTAGAAGACCAGGGGAAAAGAGaagaacaaaaacagaaaagatCATTGGTCTGGACGTTCTTCGACAATACTTTGCAGGAAGCCTCAAGGATGCAGCCAAGAGCATTGGTG TTTGTCCAACTACCTTGAAAAGGATATGCAGGCACCATGGGATAACAAGATGGCCCTCCCGGAAAATCAAGAAGGTTGGGCACTCACTGAAGAAACTCCAACTCGTTATGGACTCTGTTCAAGGTGCACAGGGATCTATCCCACTCGATTCATTCTATACAAGCTTCCCAGAATTGAGCTCCCCAAATATTTCCAGCAATGGATCTTCCTTGAAAAATAATGAACAATTGCATCATTTAAATGTTCCAAATGGAAACGGTGGTCTGGCAGAGGATAAACCAGCACAAATGTCACCATCATCTTCTTGCTCTGGTTCAAACACCAATACTCCAAATACTCTGCATGTTACTGAGGATGCTAATGCGGTCTTGAAGAAAGCTCACAGCGAGGCAGAACTGCAAAATGGGAATCAGGAGGAAACAAAATGTCTAGCAAGAACCCAGAGCCATAACATATTCAAGGAGCCTCCATTACCAGGTAGGAGCAACATGAGCTTAAGAGATGGAGGGGGCATTAAAGTGAAAGCAACATTTGGTGAGGCCATAATACGGTTTACCTTACTCCCGAGCTGGGGCTACAGAGAGCTGCAGCAAGAGATTGCTAGGCGTTTCAACATAGATGACGTTTCCTGGTTTGATCTCAAGTActtggatgatgatgaagagtgGGTTCTTCTGACATGTGAAGCGGATCTTGAGGAATGCATCGACATACATAGAACATCACAGAGccaaacaattaaaataagTTTGCATGACCCTTTTCAAGTTAAACTAGGAGGTTCTTTTGGTAGCTCTGGTCCATCCTAA
- the LOC108807333 gene encoding pentatricopeptide repeat-containing protein At2g17140, whose product MEQQSGTLVKALLKNTNNPGLAWRLYKRISSSPSQESHATSLSAAPTIARILVRAQMQQEIDELHSLILSSSLQNAKASSFLSVVSIFAKSNHIDKAFSQFRFVRSHFPEKGPGIYLYNVLLEGCIKERRVDFVSWLYKDMVLSRIAPQTFTFNLLIRALCDSSCVDAARELFDEMPEKGCKPNEFTFGILVRGYCRVGLSDKGLELLNSMESFGVSPNKVVYNTIVSSFCREGRNDDSEKLVERMRGEGLVPDIVTFNARISALCKEGKVLDASRIFRDMEMDEYLGLPRPNRITYNLMLKGFCKVGMLEEAKTLFESIRENDDLSSLQSYNIWLQGLVRHGKFIEAETVLKQMIDKGLWPSIYSYNILMDGLCKLGMLSDANAIVGLMKRNGVSPDSVTYGCLLHGYCSVGKVDAAKSLLQEMMRNSCMPNAYTCNILLHSLWKMGRMSEAEELLQKMNEKGYGLDTVTCNIIVDGLCGSGELDKAIEIVKGMRVHGSAALGNLGNSYVGLVDDSMIENNCLPDLITYSTLLNGLCKAGRFAEAKKLFSEMMAEKLQPDSVAYNIFIHHFCKQGKISSAFRVLKDMEKKGCHKSLETYNSLILGLGIQNQIFEIHGLMDEMKEKGISPNICTYNTAIKYLCEGGKVEDATNLLDEMMQKNVNPNVFSFKYLIGAFCKVPDFDMAQEVFETAVSICGQKEVLYSLMFNELLAAGQLLKATELLETVLERGFELGDFLYRNLIESLCKKDELEVASGILHRMIDKGYGFDPAALMPVIDGLGKMGNKKEANEFAEKMMEMASVGEVANKVDPNARDLHQKKHNKYGVNNWQNILHRDDGSGTALKSLTRVKKGWGQGDISSFQPPRVDYLDYWEDDV is encoded by the exons ATGGAACAACAATCAGGTACACTAGTGAAGGCCTTGTTGAAGAACACGAACAATCCGGGATTAGCATGGAGACTCTACAAGAGaatctcctcttctccttcacAAGAGAGCCACGCCACATCTCTATCCGCAGCACCCACCATCGCTCGTATCCTCGTCCGAGCGCAAATGCAACAAGAGATCGACGAGCTTCACAGTCTCATCCTCTCCTCCTCTCTCCAAAACGCGAAAGCCTCATCCTTTCTCTCCGTCGTCTCAATCTTCGCGAAATCGAATCACATCGACAAAGCATTCTCGCAGTTCCGATTCGTCCGGTCTCACTTCCCTGAGAAGGGTCCCGGAATCTACTTGTATAACGTCTTGCTTGAAGGTTGCATCAAGGAGAGGCGTGTGGATTTCGTTTCGTGGTTGTACAAGGATATGGTGCTCTCTCGGATTGCTCCACAGACTTTTACGTTCAATCTATTGATCCGTGCTTTGTGTGATTCAAGTTGTGTGGACGCTGCACGTGAGttgttcgacgaaatgcctgAGAAAGGTTGTAAGCCAAATGAGTTTACTTTCGGGATATTGGTTCGTGGGTATTGTAGAGTTGGTTTGTCTGATAAAGGACTAGAGTTGTTGAATTCGATGGAGAGTTTTGGGGTTTCGCCTAATAAGGTCGTGTATAACACCATAGTTTCGAGTTTCTGTAGAGAAGGTAGGAACGATGACTCTGAGAAGCTGGTGGAGAGGATGCGAGGGGAAGGTTTGGTTCCTGATATTGTGACTTTTAATGCTAGGATCTCGGCGCTTTGTAAAGAAGGAAAAGTTCTTGACGCGTCTAGGATTTTCAGGGATATGGAGATGGATGAGTATCTGGGTCTTCCTCGTCCCAATAGGATAACGTACAACTTGATGTTGAAAGGGTTCTGCAAGGTAGGGATGCTGGAAGAAGCTAAGACCCTCTTTGAGTCGATTAGAGAAAATGATGATCTTAGTAGTCTGCAGAGTTACAATATTTGGTTGCAGGGATTGGTCAGGCATGGGAAGTTTATAGAGGCTGAAACAGTCCTTAAGCAGATGATTGATAAGGGATTATGGCCGAGCATATATTCTTATAATATCTTGATGGATGGATTGTGTAAATTAGGCATGCTGTCTGATGCAAATGCTATCGTTGGATTAATGAAAAGAAATGGTGTCTCCCCTGATTCTGTAACTTATGGCTGTCTTCTACATGGTTACTGCAGTGTTGGGAAAGTCGACGCAGCTAAAAGCCTATTGCAGGAGATGATGAGGAATAGTTGCATGCCGAATGCTTATACTTGTAATATTTTGCTCCATAGCCTTTGGAAGATGGGGAGAATGTCTGAAGCAGAAGAGTTACTGCAAAAGATGAATGAAAAAGGTTATGGACTAGATACTGTCACCTGCAACATTATAGTTGATGGACTCTGTGGAAGCGGGGAATTAGATAAAGCTATTGAGATTGTTAAGGGAATGCGGGTGCATGGAAGTGCTGCTCTTGGTAACCTAGGAAATTCATATGTTGGACTGGTGGATGACAGCATGATCGAGAACAATTGCTTGCCTGACCTGATCACTTACTCAACTTTACTTAATGGTTTGTGCAAAGCCGGAAGGTTTGCTGAAGCAAAGAAGTTGTTTTCTGAGATGATGGCAGAGAAACTACAACCGGACTCTGTGGCATACAACATCTTCATCCATCATTTCTGCAAACAGGGGAAAATATCATCTGCATTTCGCGTTCTCAAAGACATGGAGAAGAAAGGTTGTCATAAGAGCCTAGAGACATATAACTCACTGATCCTGGGCTTAGGCATACAAAATCAGATATTTGAAATCCACGGATTGATGGATGAGATGAAAGAAAAGGGCATTTCTCCTAATATCTGCACCTACAATACCGCAATTAAGTATCTATGTGAGGGAGGAAAAGTTGAAGATGCAACTAACCTCTTAGATGAAATGATGCAGAAGAACGTAAACCCAAATGTCTTTTCCTTCAAATATTTAATTGGAGCGTTCTGTAAGGTCCCGGACTTTGACATGGCTCAAGAAGTTTTCGAGACTGCTGTAAGTATCTGTGGACAAAAGGAAGTCCTTTACAGCTTGATGTTCAATGAGCTGCTTGCTGCAGGGCAACTCTTAAAGGCCACAGAGTTGCTTGAAACTGTTTTGGAAAGAGGTTTTGAGTTGGGGGATTTTCTTTATAGAAATCTTATTGAGAGCTTATGTAAGAAAGATGAGCTAGAAGTAGCTAGTGGAATTTTGCATAGGATGATAGATAAAGGATACGGGTTTGACCCTGCAGCATTGATGCCTGTGATAGATGGATTAGGTAAGATGGGAAATAAAAAAGAGGCAAATGAATTTGCTGAGAAGATGATGGAAATGGCTTCAGTTGGTGAAGTAGCAAACAAAGTCGATCCAAATGCGAGGGATTTACACCAGAAAAAGCATAATAAATATGGTGTAAATAACTGGCAGAATATATTGCACAG AGATGACGGCAGTGGAACTGCACTAAAATCTCTGACAAGGGTGAAAAAAGGATGGGGTCAGGGGGATATATCAAGCTTTCAGCCTCCGAGAGTTGACTACTTAGACTACTGGGAGGACGATGTGTAG